A genomic segment from Pseudobdellovibrionaceae bacterium encodes:
- the purF gene encoding amidophosphoribosyltransferase: MHSQDCNSVKLPVLKNIFTDKIKNVSDTNEAISVESKAQRSYQHSSVEATMDFSKRSWKEECAVFGIWDDPEASHMTYLGLFAQQHRGQEAAGIVTLTEEGQHLRQKGPGLVGEVFSEQDLKNLKGRCAVGHVRYSTTGNNDTHNIQPLTASLLNGPLAVAHNGNIVNERSIRNQLKQEGSIFQGTSDTEVLLHLLSKDPRNDLFECMKSSLQKLDGAFSFVVLSKDSMVIARDPRGFRPLVLGRRPHEQGQSWVVASETCAFDLIGAEFVREVEPGEIISISKEGFVSEFYSENKKYAQCIFEHVYFARPDSNVFGLSVYKSRKEFGRALAKENPVQADLVIPVPDSGIAAALGYSEESGIPFDLGIIRNHYIGRTFIQPTQSIRSFGVKIKLNPQSDVLKGKRVIVIDDSLVRGTTSKKIIRLVRQAGAKEVHFRVACPPTISPCYYGVDTPEKDQLIASKHSVDQIQEYIEADTLGYLSHEGMMKAVDSAPRGGFCSACFTADYPAGLPEA; encoded by the coding sequence TGGACTTTTCCAAACGCAGTTGGAAAGAAGAGTGCGCCGTCTTTGGTATTTGGGATGATCCCGAAGCCAGTCACATGACTTACCTAGGGCTTTTTGCTCAACAACATCGTGGTCAAGAGGCTGCAGGTATAGTGACTCTCACCGAAGAGGGACAACACCTCAGACAAAAAGGCCCAGGCCTTGTCGGAGAAGTGTTTAGCGAGCAAGATCTCAAAAACCTTAAAGGGCGCTGTGCTGTGGGACATGTGCGATACTCCACCACAGGCAACAATGACACTCACAATATTCAACCCCTTACTGCAAGTTTGCTTAATGGTCCGTTAGCGGTGGCGCATAATGGAAATATTGTAAACGAAAGATCTATACGCAATCAACTCAAGCAAGAAGGGTCTATCTTTCAAGGGACTTCTGACACCGAAGTGCTTTTGCATCTTTTGTCTAAAGACCCAAGAAATGATCTTTTTGAATGTATGAAATCCTCTTTGCAAAAATTAGATGGGGCTTTTAGTTTTGTGGTTTTAAGTAAAGACAGTATGGTCATTGCCCGTGACCCCAGAGGATTTCGACCTCTGGTCTTAGGTAGAAGACCTCACGAGCAAGGGCAAAGTTGGGTGGTGGCTTCAGAAACCTGTGCCTTTGATCTTATTGGAGCCGAGTTTGTCAGAGAAGTGGAACCAGGAGAGATCATCAGTATCAGTAAGGAAGGATTTGTTTCTGAGTTTTATTCAGAAAATAAAAAGTATGCGCAATGTATTTTTGAACACGTGTACTTTGCTCGTCCAGATTCCAATGTTTTTGGTTTAAGTGTCTATAAGTCCAGAAAAGAATTTGGACGGGCTTTAGCCAAAGAAAATCCAGTGCAAGCTGACCTTGTGATTCCTGTTCCTGACAGTGGGATTGCCGCAGCTTTGGGTTATAGTGAAGAGAGTGGAATCCCTTTTGATCTGGGGATTATCAGAAATCACTACATAGGCAGAACCTTTATTCAGCCTACACAAAGTATTAGAAGTTTTGGTGTGAAGATCAAACTTAATCCTCAGTCTGATGTTTTAAAGGGAAAACGTGTGATTGTGATTGATGACTCTTTAGTGCGCGGGACCACCAGTAAAAAGATCATCCGTTTGGTGAGACAAGCAGGTGCTAAAGAGGTGCATTTTCGTGTAGCTTGTCCTCCGACCATCAGCCCTTGTTATTATGGGGTGGACACCCCTGAAAAAGATCAACTGATTGCGTCCAAACACTCGGTGGACCAGATCCAAGAGTACATCGAGGCGGACACCTTGGGGTATTTAAGTCATGAAGGCATGATGAAGGCCGTAGACAGCGCGCCGCGCGGAGGATTTTGCTCTGCGTGCTTCACCGCAGATTATCCTGCGGGTTTGCCTGAGGCCTAA
- a CDS encoding IS3 family transposase (programmed frameshift) translates to MSGKKKRSAEEIVKILRDIEIEQGRGLSQEAACKKASITIQTFYRWRKEFGGLDVDQARRLKELENENTRLKKLVADLALDNSVLKEIKPGKLLSPSRKREAVEHAIEVFNISERRACKILNQSRSSQRYTAIYRPEEDRLTRDILELSQLYGRYGYKRVTALLQEKGWEINKKRVFRIWRALGLKVPKKQKKRARLWDQEGSCIRLRPERPNHVWSYDFMMDKTHNGKTIKLFNVIDEFTRESLVIKVKRKMTSEDVQDALAELFIKRGVPEHIRSDNGPEFIATNLRMWFNKLELKPLFIQPGSPWENGYVESFNGKLRDELLNGEIFYSLKEAQVMIETWRRHYNTKRPHSSLGYRPPAPETFTPENKELECRLVVL, encoded by the exons AGCAAGCATCACTATTCAAACCTTTTATCGCTGGAGAAAGGAGTTTGGAGGTCTTGATGTGGACCAAGCAAGAAGGCTTAAAGAGCTTGAAAACGAAAATACAAGACTTAAGAAGCTGGTTGCTGATCTGGCCTTGGATAATTCCGTGCTTAAGGAAATTA AACCGGGGAAACTTCTAAGCCCGTCAAGAAAACGCGAAGCCGTTGAACACGCCATCGAGGTGTTCAATATCTCAGAAAGACGGGCTTGTAAAATTTTAAACCAAAGCAGATCTAGCCAACGATACACAGCTATTTACAGACCTGAGGAAGACCGACTTACGAGAGACATCTTAGAGTTATCACAGCTTTATGGCCGCTATGGATATAAGAGAGTGACCGCTCTTCTTCAAGAAAAAGGATGGGAGATCAATAAGAAAAGAGTTTTTAGAATCTGGAGAGCTCTAGGCCTTAAGGTACCAAAGAAGCAAAAAAAAAGAGCGCGACTTTGGGATCAAGAAGGCTCTTGCATAAGACTGAGGCCAGAAAGACCAAATCACGTATGGTCTTACGATTTTATGATGGATAAAACTCATAACGGAAAGACAATCAAGCTTTTTAATGTGATCGATGAATTTACAAGGGAGAGTCTTGTGATCAAAGTTAAACGAAAAATGACTTCAGAAGATGTTCAAGACGCACTGGCTGAGCTTTTTATCAAGAGAGGGGTTCCTGAGCATATAAGATCTGATAATGGGCCAGAGTTTATCGCCACAAACTTAAGGATGTGGTTTAACAAACTCGAATTAAAGCCTCTTTTTATCCAGCCTGGAAGTCCTTGGGAAAACGGTTATGTTGAGTCTTTTAACGGAAAACTAAGAGATGAGCTTTTAAATGGAGAGATTTTTTACTCTTTAAAAGAGGCTCAAGTAATGATTGAAACATGGCGAAGACATTACAACACGAAAAGACCTCATAGCTCTCTTGGGTATAGACCTCCGGCACCAGAAACATTTACACCGGAAAATAAGGAGCTTGAATGTCGACTAGTCGTATTATAA